DNA sequence from the Halorussus limi genome:
GTGTTCGGCGCGCGAACAATAAGTCGTCGGGGGCGCCATGGCGAAATCGCGGCAACCGCGAGGGCGACGCCGGTTTCAGAACAGCGGTTCGCCCATCGTCTCGCGGCCGAAGGCGAAGACGACCAGTCCGCCGAGGACGAACGCGACCGCGAGGGGCGCGAGCGCGGCGAGGTAGCCGGGCTCTATCACCGGGAGGAGTTCGGTCAGCGAACTCGGTTCGACCAGCGCGCCCGCCAGAATCGGACCGAGGACCGCGCCGATTTTGCCGACGCCGCCGGCGAAGCCGTTGCCGGTCGCCCGGACCTCGGTGGGGAACAGTTCCGGCGTGTAGGCGTAGATGGCGCCCCACGCGCCGAGCGTGAAGAAACTCGCGCCGAGCAGGCCGCCGAAGAACGGCCAGAACCCCGAGAGGCCCGCCCCGAACAGCGAGACGCCGGGCATCGAGGCCGCGAAGACGAAGGTAAAGAGCCCCGAAAGCGCGAGATAGCTCCCGAGGGTGGGCTTGCGCCCGACCTTCTCCACGAGGTAGGCCGCGCTGAAGTAGCCGGGGAACTGGACCAGCGCGATGAGCAGGAAGTAGACGTAGATGCCCTCTATCGTCGCTCCGGCCACCGAGAAGCTCCCGACGACGCCCGCCGCGCCGACCGTGTCTGGGAGCCAGATGAACACGCCGTAGTAGCCGAAGTTGATAGCGAACCACGCGAGGGCTATCGTCACGGTGCGCTTGCGGAGGTCGGTCTCGAAGAGTCGCGCGTAACTCGGCGACTCCCCGGTCTCGACGGACGCCGCCGTAATAGGCGTGAACTCCTCGCCGTTCTCCTCCGCGATTTCCCGGATGCGGTCGTTCGCGCCCTCCACGTCGCCCGTCCGGGCGAGGTAGTAGGGCGTCTCGCGGAGTTGGCTCCGGATGACGAACACCAGCAGGGCCGGGAACGCCGCGCTGGCGAACAGGAGTCGCCAGCCAGCGACCGCGCCGACGAGTGGCACCGCGACGGTCCCGCCGGTCGAGAGCGCCGAGAGGTACAGCCACGCCAGCGCGACCGCGAAGACGTTGCCGAGCGGCCAGAAGGCGTCGAGGTAGACGAGGTAGCGTCCGCGCCGGTCGGTCGGCAGGTGTTCCGAGAGGTAGGAGGTGTCGACCGCGAGCGCGCCGCCCAACCCGACGCCGGTCAGGAACCGGAGCGCGAACCCGGAGTAGAATCCGGTGGCGAACGCGGTCAGGCCGGCGAACACCGAGTAGGTCAGCACCGTCCACTGGAAGGCGTCGATGCGCCCGCGTTCGTCGGCGTACCGCCCCCACGCCCAGTTGCCCGCTATCATGCCCATCAGACTCGCGCTCCCGAGGAGACCGGCCGCGAGACCGGTCAGCCCCCACGCCGAGATGAGGACCGGAAGCGTGAAGCTGATGATGATGACCTCCATCCCGTCGAAGGCCCACGCGCTCCCGCAGATGGCCAGCAGTCTGCGGTGGAATCGCCCGACCGGAATTCGGTCCATCACCTGCGAGACGCTCACTCGCTCGTCCGTCGCCGCGCCCTTTGCCATCTTGTGACACCCTCTGTTCGAGACTGAGTATCGAACGTACTTAAAAATGAGGAAATCAGACAACAGACGCGGCGATTGGAGAACTTTTCTCTTCGAACGGGCGGGTCGATTCGATTCGTCGTTCCACGGCCCGGCGTTCGGTCGCGCGACGACCGGGCGACGACCGCGGCCCGGATAGAAAGGATATAAGTACGCCCGAGGCCGATTTCTCGGGTATGAAAGACCAAGGACGTTCCACGCGGAAGCGTACCGGCGGCCGACTCCGACCTTCCCACAAGAAGAAGAAGCACGAACTGGGCCGCGAACCCACCGAGACCACGGTCGGCGAGACCAAACTCCGAACCATCGACGCCCACGGGAACACCGAGAAGGTCCGCGCGCTCTCGACCGACGTGGCCAGCGTCGCTACGGACGGCGAGACGGTGCAGGCCGAGATTCAGGACGTCGTGGAGAACGACGCCAACCCGAACTACGTCCGACGGAACATCGTCACCAAGGGCGCGCTCATCGAGACCAGCGAGGGCCGTGCCCGCGTCACCTCCCGTCCGGGCCAGACCGGTAACGTGAACGCCGTCCTCGTGGACGAATAATCGTACTCGCGGCGCGATTTCTCACTCGCATCCGACCGACTCGGCGACCGCGCGCAACTCCGACTCGCCGAACTCGTCGGTGAACTGCTGGACGCTCACTCGATAGACGTAGCCGTTGCATTGCCAGAGGAACTTCCCGTCCGAATCCTCGGCGACGTAGCGCGCGTCTCGGTCGCCGACCGTCGTCGCGTTTCCGGCGGTCGAGTCGTAGTGTGATTCGTTTACGGCCTTCCGAATCGAGACGACGTTTTCGAGGCTCCCGTTCTCCGTGTCGTGGTAGGCCATCGCGACGTACTCCCCGTTGGCGAGGTCCACCGCGACACCGCTCTCGAACGCGAAGGGTTCGGAGACGTTCGGTTCGGGCACCGTGAACGAGGCGTTTGCCGCGAGCGCCTCGCGGGTGTCGTACGTGCGGTGGCGCGGCCGTTCGGCGGTCGTCGTGGGGTCGGTCGTCTCGGCGGTCCTAGTCGTCTCGGTCGCCGCCGTCGTCGTCTGCGTCGTCGCAGTCGTTTCGACGGTCGTGGAGTCCGGCGAGCCCGCGGACCCGCCGAGGCAACCGGCGAGGACGAGCGAACACGCGAGCGCGGCGACCGTGAGTCGGCGATTCATCGCCTCACCTCGCGCAGAGGGCGCAGTTTCGGTCGCGGGGTCGATTCGACGGCGCGATGCGGTCGAGCGGGGTTCAGGACGTTCATCTGTCGAACCTCGCTCGCACTTCGCCGGTACCGCACATGTTAGGTCCGCCAGTTTTGGTTCGCCGGGAATCGGGGCGACGATTTATATGTTAGAAGAGAGTAGTTTTCGAGTTGTTGTTTTAGACGCCGACGCCGTCCTCGACCGACTCCAGTCCGGTGTCCGTGATTCGGAACTGGACTTTCTCGCCGGCGGACTTGGCGCGGTGCTTTTCGAGCGTCGCGCGCCGGTTGCCCCCGCGGAACCGCTCGACGCGGACCACCGTGCCGGTCCAGTGTTCGAGGGTGTGCCCGCCGAGCGGTCGGGCGCGGTCGCCGTCGGGGTCGGTGTAGACCTGATTGGTCAATACGACCGCGAGGTCGTGTTTGCGCGCCAGCGACAGCAGGTGCGTGACCTGACTGGCGACTTCGCGGAGCGCCTCCCCGCCCTCCTCGTCCTCGCTCCGCTTGAGGCGGTAGAACCCGGTCGCGCTGTCGAGGACCACGAGGTCGGCCCGCTCGGCGAGTTCCGCGGTGTCCCGGACGGCCTCCTCCTGTTCCTCGAAATCGTAGGCCTCCTTGACGATGATGCGAGAGGTCAGTTCCTCCACGTCGTCCGCGTCGCTCGCGGCGTCCACGCGGGCTTCGGCGACCTGCTGGAAGCGCGACAGCGACAGGCCCTCGGTGTCGATGTAGACCGCGGTCCCGCCGCTCGCGGCGACTTCGACCGCCGCGCCGAGCGCCACGTTGGTCTTGCCCGCCGCGGGCGGGCCGTACACCTGCGTGACGGTCCCGGCCTCGAACCCGCCGCCCAGCAAGTCGTCGAGCGGCCCGCACCCGGTCGGAATGGACTCCTGATTCACGACCGAGGGTTGGGCCTACCCGGTCAAAAGGTCCCGGATTCGCGTCTGCGCGTCGGTTCGCCGTCCGCCGCGGGCGGCCCGAACCGAGACGGGATTGGTAAGCGAGACAACGACTATCGTATTACTTATGTTCTCGAACGATGATATCGTCTGTGGCATGATTGTCGCGACCGTCTTGGAGTGTCCCCAGTGCGGCGAGGACGACCACGCGGAGTTCACGGGGGAACTGGTAGACGGCGACGGCGTCTGGCGGATGCGATGCTGCGGCACGCTCGCCGACGGTCCGCACCCGGAGGCGGCCTGAATCGAGTCCGGAGCGGCGGTTTCGCGGACCGACAGCGGACGCGCTCTGGGACGCTGGCTACGGAATCACTTGGTTTGCCCCCGGGCGCGTGCGGCGAGCGAAATTTCTGCGTTCGGTCGATTCATCCGCGTTCAGTCGATTCTCGCGCTCCACCGCCGACGAACCGGCGCGAACCGGAGAGAAACTTTTCACCCCCGGTCGCGAAACACCGACTCGTGACAGTCGTCGTCGCCACAGCGGACTTCGAGGTGTATCACGGCGTGGTCAACGAGTTGCGCGACCGGGGCGTGACCTTCACCACGGTCGAACCCGGCGACCCGCTCCCCGACGGAGCGAGGATACTCGTCCGCGCCGAGAGCGACGCCCCTCCCGACGCCGACGAGAGCGCGGAGACCGACACCGACGAAATCGGGGACGAGAGCGTCGAAACCGTCGTCGCGGACCCCGAGAACCCCCGGCGCGCGGTGGACGAGGCACTGGCCCGCCTGCGCGGCGGCGACGGTCGGACCGTCGTCGGAATCGACCCCGGAACCAGACCCGGCATCGCGGTCCTCTCGGGCGACGTGGTGGTCGCGGCGTTCCACGTTCCGCTGGCCGACGTGGCCGAGACCATGCGTCGGGAGGTGGCCGACGCCGTGGACCCCGTGGTCCGCATCGGCGACGGCGCGCGCCTGCAGGGGTCCCAACTCGTCCGCGAACTGGAGGACGTGCCGGTCGAACTCGTGGACGAGACCGGGACGACGCCCTACCTCGGCACCGGCGCGCGGGGGATGGGCGACGTGCTGGCCGCGGTGAACATCGCCCGACTGGAGGGCGAACTCGTCGAGGGCCGGGACGTGCAACCGACCGCCGGAGAGCTACAGGTCATCAAGAACCGGTCGCGCGAACGGGCCGACGACAACCGCGAAATCGACGAGGAACTGGCCCGTCGAGTCGCGTCGGGCGACCTGACGCTCGAAGAAGCGATGGACGAGCATCGGAACGGCGACGAAGATTAGAGGAACGAAAATATTTCTCTGAGAAAGAATTTTATTCCTCTCGCACCGCGCTCTCCGCCCGCCGCATCACCTCGCGGACGGCCACGCTCGCTTCCCGCGCCACCGCGGCGCAGTCGTCGTACTCCGCGCTCACGTCGTACACCTCGCCGTCGTCGTCGCTGGCGATTTTCACCGTGACCTCGTAGCGCTCGCCGTCGAGCGAGACGACGACGTCCTCGAACTCCCGGTTGGCTATCCAGCGGTGGGCCGCACCCGCTTGACGAACCCCGAGCGTGCCGGTCTCCTCGGCGAGTCGGCGCGCGACCCGCTGGGCGTCGTCGGGCTTGCAGACGACCTTCACGAGGTGGCCCGGCCGGGACTTCTTCATCGTCAGCGGGACGACGGACACGTCTCGCGCACCGACCTCGGCGAGCGACTCCTGCAGACCGCCCAGAATCTCGGGCGGCGCGTCGTCGAGATTCGTTTCGAGGACGGCCACGTCGTCGTAGACTAACTCTCCGGAGCCTTCCTCGTTCGCGGTTTCACCGCCCGCGTCTTCCGGGGCGCGTTGCGCCTCGCTCTCCCCGACCATCGCCCGGAGGACGTTGGGATGCGCCGGGAAGTCGTACCCGCCCGCGCCGTAGCCAGACGCCTCGACGCGGAGCGACGGGAGCGACTCGACGCCCTCGGCGTAGTGAGCGAGAATCGCCGCGCCGGTGGGCGTCAGCAGTTCGGCCTCTACGGGTCCGCCCCGGAGCGACCACTCGGCGCGCTCGGCGAGTTCCACCACGGCGGGCGTCGGAACCGGATAGACGCCGTGGCTCATCTCCACTTCGCCGCCGCCCGTCGCCAGCGGCGTCGTCACGACGCGCTCGGGGTCCAAATCGTCTACGAGGAGCGCCGCGCCGACCACGTCGGCGACGGCGTCGTCCGCGCCGACCTCGTGGAAGTGGGTCGATTCGAGGTCAGTCCCGTGGACGCTCGACTCGGCCTCGCCGAGCAACTCGAAAATCGCCAGCGCGTCGGCCTCGACGCTCTCGGGCAGGCCCATCGACGTCACGAGTTCCACGACTTCGGAGTAGGTCCGGAGCGGTCCCGAGCCTTCGGCGTGGGTGTGGTCGTGCGAGTGTTCGTGCGAGTGTTCGTGCGAGTGTTCGTGAGTGTGGTCGTCGTGGGGGTGGTCGTGTTCCTCCTCGTCGGTGTGGTCGTGGCCGTGCCCCTCGTCGTGGGAATGTCCGTGGTCGTGGTCGTCTCCGTGAGCGTGGTTCGTGTCGCCGTCGACGGTATCGGAGTCGTCGGTTTCCCCGTCGTTCCCTTCGTCTTCGAGGAGTACCGAGACGGTCGTCGCGGAGATGCCGTTTTTGCTGGTCTCGCCGACCTCGTAGCGCATCGGAAGCGCGTCTTCGACCGGCGCGAGCGCGTCGGGGTTAGCGCCCGCCGCGAGCAGGGACGCGAGTATCATGTCGCCACTCGCGCCCATCCGACCGTCGAATGCGAGCGTCTTCATGGAGTAGCGTGGGTCGCTCGCGGCGAAAAAGACCGCGGTTGCGGTCGGAACTGCGACGGTCGCCGTCGGTTCCGGACCTCCCCGGGGTCGGTGAGGTGGTAGGTTCGCGTCACAGGGTGCGTCTGGAGTCCCCGAGAGGTACCTGCGATTCGAAGGCCGGCGGCCCCGAACGAACGTCCGGTCTAGCCACAAAGTACACCCGGAGGCCAAACGGCTTTGTAGCGCGAACACGTATGCAAAGCCATAGCATGCGCCCCCGTCGCGACGACCTCGTCGGCCGCGTCGATGGAGGAACCCCCGGTAGCAAAGGACTTATCCTTCGCGGGCGCGCATCGACAAACAATCCCCGTATCACTAAATCATGAATGAAGTCCAACTAGAGGTGGCAAAGGCGTACCCGAACGATTCGGGTCGCGGTATCGCCCGTCTCGACCCGGACACGCTGTTGCATCTGAAGCTCAGTCCGGGCGACATCATCGAAATCGAAGGCGGTGACACGACCGCCGCGAAGGTCTGGCGCGCGGACCGTCAGGACTGGAACACCGACACGGTTCGCATCGACGGGTTCACCCGACAGAACGCCGACGTGGGCATCGGCGAGCGCGTCGAGATTCGGAAGGCCGAGGCCGAGAAGGCCGACAAACTGGTCCTCGCGCCGCCCGAGGAGGCCAGCGTGCAGTTCGGTTCCGACGCCGCAGGGATGGTCAAGCGCCAGATTCTCAAGCGCCCGGTGGTCGAGCGCGACATCGTCCCCGTGATGTCCTCGACCAACCACCCGTTCATGCGGTCGCCCGGACAGGCGATTCCGCTCATCGCGGTCGAGACCGACCCCGACGGCGTCTGTCTCATCACCGAGGACACCGAGGTCGAGTTGCGAGAAGAACCCATCTCTGGCTTCGAGAAGACCGGCGGCGGCATCACCTACGAGGACATCGGCGGTCTCGAAAACGAGATTCAACGCGTCCGGGAGATGGTCGAACTCCCGATGAAGCACCCCCAGATTTTCAAGAAACTGGGCATCGAACCGCCGCAGGGTGTCCTGCTCCACGGCCCGCCCGGCACGGGCAAGACCCTGCTCGCCAAGGCGGTCGCCAACGAGACGTCCGCGAGTTTCTTCTCCATCGCGGGCCCGGAGATAATCTCTAAGTACTACGGCGAGTCCGAGCAACAACTCCGGGAAATCTTCGAGGACGCCACCGAGGAGTCGCCCTCTATCATCTTCATCGACGAGTTGGACTCCATCGCACCCAAGCGCGAGGACGTGACCGGCGAGGTCGAACGCCGCGTCGTGGCCCAACTGCTGACCATGATGGACGGTCTCGAATCCCGCGGGCAGGTCATCGTCATCGCGGCGACCAACCGCGTGGACTCGGTCGACCCCGCGCTCCGGCGTCCGGGTCGGTTCGACCGCGAAATCGAAATCGGCGTGCCGGACGAGACCGGCCGCGAGGAGATTCTCCAGATTCACACCCGGGGGATGCCCCTCTCGGACGACGTGGCGCTGGACTCGCTGGCCAACGACACCCACGGCTTCGTCGGCGCGGACATCGAGAGCCTGACGAAGGAGGCCGCGATGAAGGCCCTGCGGCGCTACCTCCCCGAAATCGACCTCGACGAGGAGGACATTCCGCCGAGCCTCATCGACCGGATGATAGTCAAGCGCGAGGACTTCAACGGCGCGCTCAACGAGGTCGAACCCTCCGCGATGCGCGAGGTCCTCGTGGAACTGCCCAAAATCTCGTGGGATGACGTGGGCGGTCTCGAAGAGGCCCAACAGCAGGTCAAAGAGAGCGTCGAGTGGCCCCTCTCGTCGCCCGAGCGGTTCCAACGGCTGGGTATCAACCCGCCGAGCGGCGTCCTGCTCTACGGCCCGCCCGGCACGGGTAAGACCCTGATGGCGAAGGCGGTGGCCAACGAGACCAACGCCAACTTCATCTCGGTCCGCGGCCCGCAACTCCTCAGCAAGTGGGTCGGCGAGTCCGAGAAGGCCATCCGCCAGACGTTCCGGAAGGCCCGGCAGGTCTCCCCGACCGTCATCTTCTTCGACGAGTTGGACAGCCTCGCGCCCTCCCGGAGTCAGGAGATGGGCAGTAACGTCTCCGAGCGCGTGGTCAACCAACTGCTCACGGAACTCGACGGACTGGAGGAGAAGGGCGACGTCATGGTCATCGGCGCGACCAACCGCCCGGACATGATAGACCCGGCGCTCATCCGGTCGGGCCGGTTCGACCGCCTCGTGATGATCGGTCAACCCGACGAGGAGGGCCGCGAACAGATTCTGAAGATTCACACGGACGACACGCCGCTGTCGGCCGACGTGAGCCTGCGCGAACTCGCGGAAATCACCGACGGCTACGTGGGTAGCGACCTCGAATCCATCGCCCGCGAGGCCGCCATCGAGGCGCTCCGCGAGGACGACGACGCCACCGAGGTCGGCATGAGCCACTTCCGGCAGGCGATGGAGAACGTCCGGCCCACCATCACCGAAGACCTGCTCGACTACTACGAGCAGATGGAAGACGAGTTCAAGGGCGGGTCGTCGAGTCCGACGCAGGGTCGGCGCGGCGGCCGTATCGGCTTCCAATAAACCGTTACGACCTTTTCCAGCGGTCGAAGATTCGCCGGAGGCGAATCTTCTCCCTTGCAAAAGCTCGACCAAAAACACGGCGTCACCCCCTCGGAAGCGCCTGCGGCGCTTCTTCGAGGGTTCCTTGGTCCGCTCGCTCGTCACGTAGCGCGGCGCTTCGCGCCGCGCAGTCGTTCCTCGCTCGCGGTCGATTGCGGTGTTCGGTGCAAAGCCGAGGAGAGCGTTCGCCGATGGAACGTCGAGGCCATGCGCGGTCGTGAGCCGCGGACTCGGCATCATAATAAGCGTTTGGGGTAGCCGCTGGCCCTGCGAACCTGTTCCCTTCTTTAAGGTGGGCTGAACAGTATCTCGTAACGTCATGAACGTGGACACGCAGCGCCGTCGCCTCCTCGGACTGGGCGCGACCGGCGCGCTCGCGGCTCTCTCGGGGTGTAGCGGCGCGACGCCGTTCGTCGGCAAGCGACTCGAAGACGCCAGAACCTTCGACGCCGGTTCAGTGGACACGGTGACGGTGAACGGTCAGAACGGCGAGGTTCGCGTTCGGCCGACCGACGCCGACCGCGTCCGGGTCGAGACCGTCAAGCAGTCGGGGTCGGTGTTCGCCGACCTGAGCGACGTGCGCGTCGAGATGAGCGTCGAGAGCGGCGAACTCGCCGTGAAGACGCGCCGGACCGGCGACGGGTCGTGGCTCGGGGGGCCGCCTTCCGTGAAGATACGCGTCGAACTCCCGTCGAGCGTCGGTCTCGGGCGACTCCGGACCGAGAACGGGACCGTGGACGTTCGCGGCGTCGCGACCGACGCGACCCTCGTCACCGAGAACGGGCGCGTCGAGGCCCACGACATCGACGGGTTCGTCTCCGCCGAGAGCGAGAACGGGAGCGTGGCGATTCGCGGTGTCTCGGGCGTCGGCGACGTGCGGACCGAGAACGGAAGCGTCCAACTCGACGTTCCGGCGATACGCGGCGCGACGACCGTCGAGAGCGAGAACGGGAGCGTCGACGCCGCGGTCGCGTCCGACCTGAACGCGACCCTCTCGGCGAGAACCGACAACGGCGACCTCGACGTCCGACTGCCGAACTTCGAGGCCGACGTTCGGAGCGAGCATCTCGTCGAGGGAACGCTCGGCGACGGCGGCCCCGAACTCCGGTTCGCGACCGAGAACGGGAGCGTCGAACTGTCCGAACTGCAGTAGTTCGCCGAGTTCAGTTCGCGCCGGTGAACTCGCCGGTCGCTCCGGCGGCGTCCGACCGGTCGAGCAGTGCCTCGGTGATGGTTCCGGAGAGTCGCGCGAGGCCGTTCAGCGCGTGGAGCGACGCGAGCGCGATTACCAGCCCGACGGCGGCGGCGACGACCGCTTCGCCGAACGTGTCCACGGCGAATCGCACCGACTCGAACGGTCCGACGGCGGTCCCGAGGCGGAGGCCGACGTAGTAGCGCGACGAGTAGGTCAGCGGCGCGGCCAGCAGTCCGACGGCCAGCGACAGCAGGGTCGCGAGCGCGGCGAACGAGGCGGTTCCGAGTCCGAGTTTGACGATGAGGTAGCCGACGTCGAGCCACGTCCGGGCGTCGGTCACGAGGCGCTTGGCGGCCGCGACGACGCCACCGGAGGTGTCGAGCGAGTGCGTCCGAACGTCGGTACCGAGCAGGCGATTCGCGCGGCCGGCCTCGAACGTCGCGAGCAGGGTCGCGCCCGCCAGCGTCGCCAGCAGAATCGGAATCCCGACGACGGTGACGGCGAGTCCGACCCCGAGCGAGAGACCCACTGACAGGAACACGAAGTACGTCAGTCCAAGCGGGAAGGCGAGACCGAGGTAGAGGAGGTTTCGGTACGTCTGTGGGCGTGCGGCGACGCCGACGAGTGCGCCCGCGGCGTCTCGAATCGTAGTCGTCACGTGTATCACCGTACTCGGGGAGACGGCGGGCGGGCCCGTAAACCGGACAGGAGAGTCGCTGGCGCGGCAACTCGGGGAAGAATTTTTGTACGAGGACGGACCGTTCGGAACTGACTCCGCGACGCGGAGATGTCACGACGTGGAAAAGTATATGCCGCGTCGCGCTCCGCTTCGAGACGATGCCCTCCAGACGCAAACTGCTACGCCGAGTCGGCGGAGTCGCCGCGGTCGGAACCGTCCTCGGCGGCGCGGCCCACCTCGACGTCGGATTCGTCCGCACGAAACTCGGCGGGAGTTTCGGCGGCGGTATCGACCTCGAATCGCCCGACGACGAGGCGTTCGTCCCGCCCGCCGAGTTCGCCGCCTACGCCGACCGAACGCGCGAACGGTACGGCGACGCCGCGCTCCCGTGGACGGCCCCCGAGTCGCTCGCGGGCGAGTTCGTCGGCGCTTACACCCGGCGGGAGGCAGTCGTCCCCGACGAGCGATTCGCGGTGCAGGACGCCGCCGTCTTCGTCCATCGGTTAGACGGTGGCAACGGGACCGGCGACAGTGACGACACTCGGCGCGGCGCCGACGCTCGCTACCGACTCCGACTCTGGAGCGCCGGGCGTCTCCTCGGCAGGTCGTACGGCGTAGACCCGTGGGGCGTCTATCGGGAGGACCCGGCATTCACGTGGCTCACCCAAGAAGTCGAGGCCGAGCGCGACGACCAGCTCTCGGCGAACCGCGCGCTCTCGACCGGCGGCGGCCGGGTGAGCGTCGCGGGCGCGACGGCGACAGTTCCGAACGGTTCCTACGAGATGGGACTCGAAAGCGACACCCGCTACCGGACGCGGTGGGACGGCTTCTACCGAGGAGCGATTCCGCTCGTCGGGACCTGCGAGGCGTCGTTCGCCGACGGCGAGGCGCGACGTCTCGACTGGACGCTCTCGAACGGCGTCGGGATTCGCACGCCCTTCTAATCGGCGTCGCCCCGGAGCGACCAGAGAATCGCCGCCAGTCCGGCGTTGTACGACGTGACGATGCCGAGAATCGTCAGCCCGTCCGACCACGCCAGCGCGGGCGCGACCACAACTCGCACGGCGAACGGAATCGCGGTGAAACACGCGATACCGACCGCGAGCAGGCCCATGGTCGCGCTCCCGTGGCGTCGGTAGCCTCGGTACGCCTGATAGGCGACGAACAGGCCGAGGGCGGCCGGGAGCGACGCCGCCAGCGTGGTGATGTCAGGTGTCATAGATTGCGTACAGGATGGCCGCGAGGCCGAGCAGTTCGGAGGCGCTCGTGGCGAGCGACCGCGTCGCGGGCGATACGGCGACGAGATTGGCGAACGCGAGGCGCAGGAAGATGGGGCCGGTCACGAGGAGCGCGAGGCCGACCGCCAGCGCCAGCATCGGCGACGTACCGTTCCGGCGGTAGCCCGTGAACAGTTTGTAGACGACCACCAGCGACAGCGCCGCCGCGGTCAGCAGTCCGGCGAGCGCCAGGACGACGACCGTCTCGGGACCGCCGGTGGCCGTCTGGAGGGCGACGAGTCCGGACTCGGAGACCGGAAGGAGCGCGCCGGTCGTCATTTGAACCCCTCGTAGAGTCTGGTGAAGCGGTCGACCGCGTCCTCGTCGCGGTCCACGTCGATTTCGATGCCGTCCTCGGTCAGTTCGACGGTGACCCGCTGGAGGCACGCGGCGTACACCTCGTAGTGGTGGCCGTCCGGGTCGAGACGCTGCTCGGCGTCCAGCAGGCGCTGGTCTTCGAGTCGTTCGACTCGCCGGTAGATGGTCGAGGGCGAGGCGTCGCAGACCTCCGCCAGCGCGTCGGCGGACTTGGGTTCTCGGTAGGTCGCCACGAGGATGTCGCGGGCGTACTCGTCGTCGAGCAACTCGAACATCGCCCCGGCGTCCGTCTCGGTCACGGCGAGGCCCTCCCGTGCGGTCGGCGCTGTCGTCGCCGACCTGCGGCGGTGAGTCGCGGACTCTGCGCTCCGGGTCGGGGTCTGGTCCGAGAGCGAGCGCCGAGCGAGTCGAGCCAACGTTGCATTCCCGTCCGACCGTCGGTTCGAAGGCGGACGTGTAA
Encoded proteins:
- a CDS encoding DUF7521 family protein — its product is MTPDITTLAASLPAALGLFVAYQAYRGYRRHGSATMGLLAVGIACFTAIPFAVRVVVAPALAWSDGLTILGIVTSYNAGLAAILWSLRGDAD
- a CDS encoding DUF7521 family protein, with product MTTGALLPVSESGLVALQTATGGPETVVVLALAGLLTAAALSLVVVYKLFTGYRRNGTSPMLALAVGLALLVTGPIFLRLAFANLVAVSPATRSLATSASELLGLAAILYAIYDT
- a CDS encoding ArsR/SmtB family transcription factor, producing MFELLDDEYARDILVATYREPKSADALAEVCDASPSTIYRRVERLEDQRLLDAEQRLDPDGHHYEVYAACLQRVTVELTEDGIEIDVDRDEDAVDRFTRLYEGFK